A genomic window from Methylorubrum extorquens includes:
- a CDS encoding ABC transporter ATP-binding protein, translated as MEDLCQYANRPGAFVGRYLRRRIVPHLVILFSVLGAVSFSVSTDYALKGVVDALGKGPSAGQVWTALAVLIGFIAADNLLWRVAALVGAFTFVGVTGDIRRDLFRHMTGHAPSFFADRQPGTLASRITATSNAIFTVENMFTFNVMPPCVAAVLSIIYIGTVNLTMALVLAGIFAAVVLLMFKMASAGKPLHHDFAAKAASVDGEMVDLVGNMPLVRAFSAFNREFVRFDGTIGSEMRARRSSLLYLEKLRITHAILTVISILGLLYWSIKMWEAGQATTGQVVLVCTLGIRILAATRDLAVALVDATQHTARLSEALHTLLQPHELVDHPEAEKLIGQTGAEMHFDHVAFSYPDGRTVFSDFDLLIPAGQTVGLVGKSGGGKSTLFSLIQRFYEVQGGRILINGQDINRVTQESLREAITVVPQDVSMFHRSLRENIRYGRPDATDEEVWKAAEAAHCTDFIQSLPEGFDTIVGDRGVKLSGGQRQRIAIARAILKDSPILLLDEATSALDAESEEAIRAALANLMKGRTVIAIAHRLSTLKDFDRIVVLEGGRIVQDGSPEKLTHLDGFYRELMKKESMSMSLAAA; from the coding sequence ATGGAAGATCTCTGCCAATACGCCAACAGACCGGGGGCCTTCGTCGGGCGCTATCTCAGGCGCCGGATCGTCCCGCATCTCGTGATTCTCTTCTCGGTGCTCGGTGCAGTGTCCTTCTCGGTCTCGACCGATTACGCGCTGAAGGGCGTGGTCGATGCCCTCGGCAAGGGACCGAGCGCGGGGCAGGTCTGGACGGCTCTGGCGGTGCTGATCGGCTTCATCGCCGCCGACAACCTGCTCTGGCGCGTCGCGGCGCTGGTTGGGGCTTTCACCTTCGTCGGCGTGACCGGCGACATCCGCCGGGATCTCTTCCGCCATATGACGGGCCATGCCCCGTCCTTCTTCGCCGACCGCCAGCCCGGTACGCTGGCCTCGCGCATCACCGCGACGTCGAACGCGATTTTCACCGTCGAGAACATGTTCACGTTCAACGTGATGCCGCCCTGCGTCGCGGCCGTGCTCTCGATCATCTACATCGGCACCGTGAACCTCACGATGGCACTCGTGCTCGCTGGCATCTTCGCCGCGGTCGTGCTGCTGATGTTCAAGATGGCCTCCGCCGGCAAGCCGCTGCACCACGACTTCGCCGCCAAGGCCGCGAGCGTCGATGGCGAGATGGTCGATCTCGTCGGCAACATGCCGCTGGTACGCGCCTTCTCCGCGTTCAACCGCGAGTTCGTGCGCTTCGACGGCACCATCGGCTCCGAGATGCGGGCGCGCCGCTCCTCGCTCCTCTACCTCGAGAAGCTGCGCATCACCCACGCCATCCTGACCGTGATCTCGATCCTCGGCCTACTCTACTGGTCGATCAAGATGTGGGAGGCCGGTCAGGCCACCACCGGTCAGGTCGTGCTCGTCTGCACGCTGGGCATCCGCATCCTCGCCGCCACCCGCGACCTCGCGGTCGCGCTTGTGGACGCGACCCAGCACACGGCCCGCCTGTCGGAGGCGCTGCACACCCTGCTCCAGCCGCACGAACTGGTCGATCATCCGGAGGCGGAGAAGCTCATCGGCCAGACCGGCGCCGAGATGCATTTCGACCACGTCGCCTTCAGCTATCCCGACGGGCGCACCGTCTTCTCCGATTTCGACCTGCTGATTCCGGCGGGGCAAACGGTGGGGCTGGTCGGCAAGTCGGGTGGCGGCAAGTCGACCCTGTTCTCACTGATCCAGCGCTTCTACGAGGTGCAGGGCGGGCGCATCCTCATCAACGGTCAGGACATCAACCGCGTCACGCAGGAGAGCTTGCGCGAGGCGATCACGGTGGTGCCGCAGGACGTGTCGATGTTCCACCGGTCCTTGCGCGAGAACATCCGCTACGGCCGGCCCGACGCGACCGACGAGGAGGTGTGGAAGGCGGCGGAAGCGGCCCACTGCACCGACTTCATCCAGTCCCTGCCGGAAGGCTTCGACACCATCGTCGGCGACCGTGGCGTGAAGCTCTCCGGCGGCCAGCGCCAGCGCATCGCCATCGCCCGCGCCATCCTGAAGGACTCGCCGATCCTGCTCCTCGACGAGGCGACATCGGCTCTCGACGCGGAATCCGAGGAGGCGATCCGTGCAGCGCTCGCCAACCTGATGAAGGGCCGCACGGTGATCGCCATCGCCCACCGGCTCTCGACGCTGAAGGACTTCGATCGGATTGTCGTGCTGGAGGGCGGGCGCATCGTGCAGGACGGCTCGCCGGAGAAGCTGACCCATCTCGACGGTTTCTACCGCGAGCTGATGAAGAAGGAATCGATGTCGATGTCGCTCGCCGCGGCCTGA
- a CDS encoding SWIB/MDM2 domain-containing protein, with amino-acid sequence MATKTTEKKAAAPKSAPKKETATKAASGTKPNALQQPLKPSPELAAIVGDNPLPRGEVVSKVWEHIKKHNLQNPENKREILADEKLKKIFGKDKCSMFEMNKHLAAHLKS; translated from the coding sequence ATGGCTACCAAGACGACGGAGAAGAAGGCGGCTGCGCCCAAGAGTGCCCCGAAGAAGGAGACCGCCACGAAGGCCGCCTCCGGCACCAAGCCCAACGCGCTTCAGCAGCCCCTGAAGCCGTCTCCCGAACTCGCCGCCATTGTCGGCGACAATCCCCTGCCGCGCGGCGAAGTCGTCAGCAAGGTGTGGGAGCACATCAAAAAGCACAATCTCCAGAACCCGGAGAACAAGCGCGAGATTCTCGCCGACGAGAAGCTCAAAAAGATCTTCGGCAAGGACAAGTGCTCGATGTTCGAGATGAACAAGCACCTCGCCGCACACCTGAAGTCCTGA
- a CDS encoding MFS transporter — MTASPVTERRAYPARERDIHRTDLRERGGSRPARRASRPSTPGPADPSRRATYGLDAFTFFIANLQTGFGPFLAVYFTQQKWTQSDIGLALTVGSLVSLLGQMPGGAFVDASRSKRFAAGFSAFWVGASAVMLAAFPTYLVVMLAMAIHSAASCVLTPAIAAISIGLVGHARAGERLGRNASFSAVGNALGAAGMGAIGYYLSNNAVFYLAGVLVIPALVSLSFIPSGRAVEAGRPRPAAQAPEPREAGGVSALLKNRALLCFAACMVLFFLANAAMLPLVGSVMTLRASETATALVAACIMVPQAVLALTAPFVGRLAQSWGRKPLLVIGFAALPVRGLLFAFVSDPYWMVAIQVFDGISASVLGVMVPLIVSDVTRGTGRFNTALGAVGTGMGIGAALSTALAGFMADELGSRTAFLGLAIVGAAGLALVLLIMPETRRRNGDEGHDPS, encoded by the coding sequence ATGACGGCAAGCCCGGTGACGGAACGGCGCGCCTATCCGGCGCGCGAGCGCGACATCCATCGCACCGACCTTCGCGAGCGCGGCGGCTCCCGTCCGGCGCGGCGCGCGAGCCGACCGAGCACGCCCGGTCCCGCCGATCCGTCGCGCCGGGCGACCTACGGCCTCGACGCATTCACGTTCTTCATCGCCAACCTGCAGACGGGGTTCGGGCCCTTCCTGGCTGTCTACTTCACCCAGCAGAAGTGGACGCAGTCGGATATCGGTCTCGCGCTCACCGTGGGCAGCCTCGTCAGCCTGCTCGGGCAGATGCCGGGCGGCGCCTTCGTCGATGCCTCCCGCTCGAAGCGCTTCGCCGCCGGCTTCTCGGCCTTCTGGGTCGGCGCGAGCGCCGTGATGCTGGCCGCGTTCCCGACCTATCTCGTCGTGATGCTCGCTATGGCGATCCACTCGGCGGCGAGCTGCGTGCTGACCCCTGCCATTGCCGCGATCTCCATCGGCCTCGTCGGCCATGCACGGGCCGGCGAGCGGCTGGGGCGCAACGCAAGCTTCTCGGCGGTCGGCAACGCGCTGGGCGCCGCCGGCATGGGCGCCATCGGCTATTACCTCTCGAACAACGCGGTGTTCTATCTCGCGGGCGTGCTGGTGATCCCGGCCCTGGTGTCGCTGTCGTTCATCCCGTCGGGACGCGCCGTGGAAGCGGGCAGGCCCCGGCCCGCCGCCCAGGCGCCGGAACCGCGGGAGGCCGGCGGCGTCTCGGCGCTTCTGAAGAACCGGGCGCTCCTCTGCTTTGCCGCCTGCATGGTGCTGTTCTTCCTGGCCAACGCCGCGATGCTGCCACTGGTCGGCAGCGTCATGACCCTGCGTGCCAGCGAGACCGCCACGGCCCTGGTGGCCGCCTGCATCATGGTTCCGCAGGCGGTGCTCGCGCTCACCGCCCCCTTCGTCGGGCGCCTCGCCCAAAGCTGGGGGCGAAAGCCGCTTCTCGTGATCGGTTTTGCGGCCCTGCCCGTCCGCGGCCTGCTCTTCGCCTTCGTCAGCGACCCGTACTGGATGGTGGCGATCCAGGTCTTCGACGGCATCTCGGCCTCCGTCCTCGGCGTCATGGTCCCGCTGATCGTCTCCGACGTCACCCGCGGCACCGGCCGGTTCAACACCGCACTCGGGGCGGTCGGGACCGGCATGGGCATCGGCGCTGCCCTCTCCACGGCGCTCGCCGGCTTCATGGCCGACGAACTCGGCAGCCGCACCGCGTTCCTGGGCCTCGCCATCGTCGGTGCCGCCGGCCTCGCCCTCGTCCTCCTGATCATGCCGGAGACCCGGCGCAGGAACGGGGACGAGGGGCACGACCCGTCTTGA
- a CDS encoding MFS transporter, with the protein MTAPKAGDRAGDGLPPRERLLALCAMALAISMAVLDGAIVNVALPVIARDLDVPASEAIFVVSAYQIAVTAALLPLATLGEIWGYRRVYLGGLAVFTVASLACAVSPNLASLTAARVAQGLGAAGIMSVNIALVRFIYPTRLIGRGVGNVALIVAVASAAGPTVAAAILSVAAWPWLFLVNLPVGLVALAVGARTLPRTPRSARRFDLWSASLNALTVGLLIVGLDALADPETRGLAVAAIAAAVVVGIVFVRSQIRLAEPLLPLDLLRIPAFALSMVASVCSFAAQMVAYVALPFYFHDALGFSETRTGFLMTPWPLAIAAMSPFAGRLADRFPPGLLGSLGLVLLAAGMAALALLPEAPTTFDIVWRLTLSGIGFGLFQSPNNKVIITSAPRERSGGASGMQASARLVGQSLGAALVAVLFGLVPGGPAGAFAVTLWCAVTLALAGALASGLRRTGP; encoded by the coding sequence GTGACGGCGCCGAAGGCCGGAGATAGGGCCGGCGACGGCCTTCCGCCGAGGGAGCGGCTCCTGGCGCTCTGCGCCATGGCGCTCGCCATTTCCATGGCGGTGCTCGACGGAGCGATCGTCAACGTCGCCCTGCCGGTGATCGCGCGGGACCTCGATGTGCCGGCCTCCGAGGCAATCTTCGTCGTCAGTGCCTACCAGATCGCGGTCACTGCCGCCTTGCTGCCGCTCGCCACGCTCGGCGAGATCTGGGGCTACCGCCGGGTTTATCTTGGCGGTCTTGCCGTCTTCACCGTCGCCTCGCTCGCCTGCGCGGTCTCGCCGAACCTTGCAAGCCTCACCGCTGCGCGGGTCGCCCAAGGGCTGGGCGCGGCCGGGATCATGAGCGTCAACATCGCTCTGGTGCGGTTCATCTATCCGACCCGGCTGATCGGGCGCGGCGTCGGCAACGTCGCGCTCATCGTGGCGGTGGCCTCCGCCGCCGGGCCGACGGTTGCCGCCGCGATCCTCTCGGTCGCGGCCTGGCCCTGGCTGTTTCTCGTCAACCTGCCGGTCGGGCTCGTCGCGCTGGCGGTCGGAGCGCGCACGCTGCCGCGAACCCCCCGCTCCGCCCGGCGCTTCGACCTATGGAGCGCGAGTCTCAACGCCCTCACCGTCGGGCTGCTGATCGTCGGTCTCGATGCTCTGGCCGATCCGGAGACCCGCGGGCTCGCCGTGGCCGCAATCGCCGCCGCGGTCGTGGTCGGCATCGTCTTCGTGCGCAGCCAGATCCGGCTCGCGGAGCCGCTGCTGCCGCTCGACCTCCTACGGATTCCGGCCTTCGCCCTGTCGATGGTGGCCTCGGTCTGCTCCTTCGCGGCGCAGATGGTCGCCTACGTCGCCCTGCCCTTCTACTTCCACGACGCCCTCGGCTTCTCGGAGACTCGAACCGGCTTCCTGATGACGCCGTGGCCGCTCGCCATCGCGGCGATGTCGCCCTTTGCCGGCCGGCTCGCCGACCGCTTCCCGCCGGGACTGCTCGGAAGCCTCGGCCTCGTCCTGCTCGCCGCCGGGATGGCGGCGCTGGCGCTTCTGCCGGAGGCGCCGACGACCTTCGACATCGTCTGGCGGCTGACGCTGTCGGGGATCGGTTTCGGGCTGTTCCAGTCGCCCAACAACAAGGTCATCATCACCAGCGCACCGCGGGAGCGCAGCGGTGGCGCCAGCGGCATGCAGGCGAGCGCCCGGCTCGTCGGCCAGTCCCTCGGCGCGGCACTGGTCGCCGTGCTGTTCGGCCTCGTCCCCGGTGGTCCGGCGGGCGCCTTCGCCGTCACCCTGTGGTGCGCCGTCACCCTGGCGCTGGCAGGCGCCCTGGCGAGCGGCCTGCGGCGGACGGGGCCTTGA
- the parE gene encoding DNA topoisomerase IV subunit B, producing the protein MSDPARDLFGPGAKPPAAEAERRRRLTPVAPTPAQSPVPETAEAGYDASAIEVLEGLEPVRRRPGMYIGGTDERALHHLFAEVIDNSMDEAVAGHASFIEVELEESGSLVVTDNGRGIPVDPHPKFPGKSALEVIMTTLHAGGKFDSKVYETSGGLHGVGISVVNALSDVLEVEVARNQTLYRQTFSRGHAQGSLETIGRVQNRRGTRVRFHPDAQIFGSLKFDPRRLFKMARSKAYLFGGVEIRWRCAPALLEGLEDVPAEAVHRFPGGLSDYLARDIEGKELVLDSIFSGKITKPSSHGSLEWAVAWTVADDGVSHSYCNTIPTPEGGTHEAGLRVALLRALREHAERVNQAKRMTAVTTDDVMATCASMLSVFIREPEFQGQTKDKLATVEASRIVETAVRDAFDHWLAASPAQANKLLDWVIDRAEERLRRRQEKEVARKSATRKLRLPGKLADCSAAGTERSEIFIVEGDSAGGSAKQARDRTTQAILPLRGKILNVASASRDKLGANQLISDLTLALGCGTGANFREGDLRYEKVIIMTDADVDGAHIASLLITFFYRQMPKLIDKGHLYLAIPPLYRISQGAKSAYARDDADKERIIKTVFKNGKVEIGRFKGLGEMMPAQLKETTMDPRKRTLLRVAILDEARESTGDTVERLMGNKPEARFAFITERASFADGTELDI; encoded by the coding sequence GTGAGCGATCCGGCACGCGACCTGTTCGGACCCGGTGCCAAGCCTCCCGCCGCGGAGGCCGAGCGCCGCCGCCGCCTCACCCCCGTGGCGCCGACTCCGGCGCAATCTCCGGTGCCGGAAACGGCGGAGGCCGGCTACGACGCCTCGGCGATCGAGGTGCTGGAGGGGTTGGAGCCGGTGCGGCGCCGGCCCGGCATGTATATCGGCGGCACCGACGAGCGGGCGCTGCATCACCTCTTCGCCGAGGTGATCGACAACTCGATGGACGAGGCGGTCGCGGGCCACGCCAGCTTCATCGAGGTGGAACTGGAGGAATCGGGCTCTCTCGTCGTCACCGATAACGGTCGCGGCATTCCCGTCGATCCCCACCCGAAATTCCCCGGCAAGTCGGCGCTCGAGGTCATCATGACCACGCTGCACGCGGGCGGTAAATTCGACTCGAAGGTCTACGAGACCTCGGGCGGCCTGCACGGCGTCGGCATCTCGGTGGTCAACGCGCTCTCGGACGTGCTCGAGGTCGAGGTCGCCCGCAACCAGACCCTCTATCGCCAGACGTTCTCCCGCGGCCATGCGCAGGGAAGCCTGGAGACGATCGGGCGGGTGCAGAACCGGCGCGGCACGCGGGTGCGGTTCCACCCCGACGCGCAGATCTTCGGCTCGCTCAAGTTCGATCCGCGCCGCCTATTCAAGATGGCCCGTTCCAAGGCCTACCTGTTCGGCGGCGTCGAGATCCGCTGGCGCTGCGCCCCTGCCCTGCTCGAAGGGCTGGAAGATGTTCCGGCTGAGGCGGTGCACCGTTTTCCCGGCGGCCTCTCGGACTATCTCGCTCGCGACATCGAGGGGAAGGAGCTCGTCCTCGATTCCATCTTCTCGGGGAAGATCACGAAGCCCAGCTCGCACGGTTCGCTCGAATGGGCGGTGGCCTGGACGGTGGCCGATGACGGCGTCTCGCATTCCTACTGCAACACGATCCCGACGCCGGAGGGCGGCACCCACGAGGCGGGTCTGCGCGTCGCGCTGCTGCGAGCCCTGCGCGAACACGCCGAGCGCGTGAACCAAGCCAAGCGCATGACGGCGGTGACCACCGACGACGTGATGGCGACCTGCGCCTCGATGCTCTCGGTCTTCATCCGCGAGCCGGAATTCCAGGGCCAGACCAAGGACAAGCTCGCGACGGTCGAGGCTTCCCGCATCGTCGAGACGGCGGTGCGCGATGCCTTCGACCACTGGCTCGCGGCCTCGCCCGCCCAGGCCAACAAGCTGCTCGACTGGGTGATCGACCGGGCGGAGGAGCGTCTGCGCCGCCGCCAGGAGAAGGAGGTCGCCCGCAAGAGCGCGACCCGCAAGCTGCGCCTGCCCGGCAAGCTCGCCGATTGCTCGGCCGCCGGCACGGAACGCTCGGAGATCTTCATCGTCGAGGGCGACTCGGCCGGCGGCTCCGCCAAGCAGGCGCGGGACCGCACGACTCAGGCCATTCTCCCCTTGCGTGGGAAAATCCTGAACGTGGCGTCCGCCAGCCGCGACAAGCTCGGGGCCAACCAGCTCATCTCGGACCTGACGCTGGCGCTCGGCTGCGGCACCGGCGCGAATTTCCGTGAGGGGGATCTGCGCTACGAGAAGGTCATCATCATGACCGACGCGGATGTGGACGGCGCCCACATCGCCTCGCTCCTCATCACCTTCTTCTACCGGCAGATGCCCAAGCTGATCGACAAGGGGCATCTCTACCTCGCGATCCCGCCGCTCTACCGGATCAGCCAGGGCGCGAAATCGGCCTATGCCCGCGACGACGCGGACAAGGAGCGGATCATCAAGACCGTGTTCAAGAACGGCAAGGTCGAGATCGGCCGCTTCAAGGGCCTCGGCGAGATGATGCCGGCGCAGTTGAAGGAGACGACGATGGACCCGAGGAAGCGCACGCTCCTGCGCGTTGCGATCCTCGACGAGGCGCGGGAATCGACCGGCGATACGGTGGAGCGCCTGATGGGCAACAAGCCCGAGGCCCGCTTCGCCTTCATCACCGAGCGGGCGTCGTTCGCGGACGGGACGGAGTTGGATATCTGA
- a CDS encoding PRC-barrel domain-containing protein — protein sequence MLRLIRPIVTPAIALLATAAMAADGSSGAPGEISPPPAGSTPPAVAPTTAPTPAPAAPVVATPNGAVTPSQGGGTPAVVLDTQDYESLLGKSVRAMNGDDLGRIIDVIIDRDGRPRAAVIDFGGFLGVGSRKIAVDWRVLKFTTEGKVGRLTLQLNRNQVRVSPEYKSGDPIVVLGAASPGAASTGAVSPEGDASAAEKPVAPSEKAPDRPQEKTPDK from the coding sequence GTGCTCAGACTGATCCGGCCGATCGTGACACCGGCGATCGCCCTCCTCGCCACGGCGGCCATGGCCGCGGACGGCTCCTCGGGCGCTCCCGGCGAGATCTCGCCTCCCCCAGCAGGCTCCACGCCCCCGGCCGTCGCGCCGACGACGGCACCGACACCGGCGCCCGCCGCCCCCGTCGTGGCCACGCCGAACGGTGCCGTGACACCGTCGCAGGGGGGCGGCACCCCGGCAGTGGTGCTCGACACCCAGGATTACGAGAGCCTGCTTGGTAAGAGCGTCCGCGCCATGAACGGCGACGATCTCGGCCGGATCATCGACGTCATCATCGACCGCGACGGACGTCCCCGCGCCGCGGTGATCGATTTCGGCGGCTTTCTCGGAGTCGGCTCTCGCAAGATCGCGGTGGATTGGCGCGTCCTGAAGTTCACCACCGAGGGCAAGGTCGGGCGCCTCACGCTCCAGCTCAACCGCAATCAGGTCCGCGTCTCGCCCGAATACAAGTCCGGCGACCCGATCGTCGTGCTCGGGGCCGCCAGCCCGGGCGCCGCGAGCACCGGCGCCGTCTCGCCGGAAGGTGACGCCTCCGCCGCCGAGAAGCCTGTCGCTCCGTCCGAAAAGGCCCCGGACCGGCCACAGGAGAAGACGCCGGACAAATGA
- a CDS encoding PRC-barrel domain-containing protein yields the protein MPTDLPEERALRKLGTLELDPTSGEGVATDETPRLIASDKVEGTPVYDSTGRHLGSVHNFMVDKVSGQVAYAVLSFGGFLGFGETHHPLPWNALTYSVELGGYVVDIDPADLEGAPTQGPGENPFDDPRFGGRLNDHWGGRKAPTA from the coding sequence ATGCCGACGGATCTGCCCGAAGAGCGGGCCCTTCGAAAGCTGGGAACGCTGGAACTGGACCCGACGTCGGGCGAAGGGGTCGCGACCGACGAGACCCCCCGCTTGATCGCCTCGGACAAGGTCGAGGGCACCCCGGTCTATGACAGCACCGGGCGCCACCTCGGCAGCGTTCACAATTTCATGGTCGACAAGGTGTCGGGACAGGTCGCGTATGCCGTCCTGTCCTTCGGCGGCTTTCTCGGCTTCGGCGAAACGCACCATCCCCTGCCGTGGAACGCCCTGACCTATTCGGTCGAACTCGGCGGATACGTCGTCGATATCGACCCCGCCGATCTCGAAGGCGCGCCGACCCAGGGGCCCGGCGAAAATCCGTTCGACGATCCCCGTTTCGGAGGGCGCCTCAACGATCACTGGGGCGGCCGCAAGGCGCCGACCGCCTGA
- a CDS encoding threonine aldolase family protein codes for MAEQQFASDNYAGICPEALAAMQAANAGHAPAYGADTWTQAAADGFRRLFETDCEVFFVFNGTAANSLALASLCQSYHSVICADSAHIETDECGAPEFFSNGSKLLTAATDDGKLTPEVVRTISGKRSDIHFPKPRAVTLTQATETGRVYSLDEIAAISAVCRASGLRLHMDGARFANACASLDASPAELTWKAGVDVLCFGGTKNGMAVGEAVIFFDRGLAEDFDYRCKQAGQLASKMRYLSAPWVGMLESGVWLDNARHANACAHRLVRGIADVPGISLAAPVEANGVFLNLPAPVQEALRARGWQFYGFIGGASRFMFAWDSEPARVDALARDIRLCALPAAA; via the coding sequence GTGGCCGAGCAGCAATTCGCCAGCGACAACTACGCCGGGATCTGCCCAGAGGCTCTCGCCGCGATGCAGGCGGCCAATGCCGGGCACGCTCCCGCCTACGGCGCCGATACCTGGACGCAGGCCGCCGCCGACGGTTTCCGGCGGCTGTTCGAGACCGATTGCGAGGTCTTCTTCGTTTTCAACGGCACGGCCGCCAACTCGCTGGCGCTGGCCTCGCTCTGCCAATCCTACCACAGCGTGATCTGCGCCGACTCGGCGCATATCGAGACCGACGAATGCGGCGCGCCAGAATTCTTCTCCAATGGCTCGAAGCTGCTCACCGCCGCCACCGATGACGGGAAGCTTACCCCCGAGGTCGTGCGGACGATCTCTGGCAAGCGCAGCGATATCCATTTCCCGAAACCGCGAGCCGTCACGCTGACCCAGGCGACGGAGACGGGGCGGGTCTACTCCCTTGACGAGATTGCGGCGATCTCGGCCGTCTGCCGCGCATCGGGCCTGCGCCTGCACATGGACGGCGCGCGCTTCGCCAATGCCTGCGCCTCGCTCGACGCCTCCCCGGCCGAGTTGACCTGGAAGGCCGGCGTTGACGTCCTCTGCTTCGGAGGCACCAAGAACGGCATGGCGGTGGGCGAGGCCGTGATCTTCTTCGACCGCGGGCTCGCGGAGGATTTCGACTATCGCTGCAAGCAGGCGGGCCAGCTCGCCTCGAAGATGCGCTACCTCTCGGCCCCCTGGGTCGGCATGCTGGAAAGCGGGGTGTGGCTCGACAACGCCCGACACGCTAACGCGTGCGCCCACAGGCTCGTGCGGGGGATTGCCGACGTGCCGGGAATCTCGCTCGCGGCACCGGTAGAGGCCAACGGCGTGTTCCTGAACCTGCCTGCCCCGGTTCAAGAGGCGCTGCGCGCCCGTGGCTGGCAGTTCTACGGCTTCATCGGCGGGGCGTCCCGCTTCATGTTCGCCTGGGACTCGGAGCCGGCGCGGGTCGATGCGCTGGCGCGAGACATTCGCCTCTGCGCCCTGCCCGCGGCGGCGTGA
- a CDS encoding type II toxin-antitoxin system Phd/YefM family antitoxin, whose amino-acid sequence MSEPKPYGAPEPQRLGVREFRGNMAGFLRQVREGRSFLIMSRNEIVAELRPPAAPIRPGRQPGTLRGQIRMAPDFDTLPPDLLAAMEGEAE is encoded by the coding sequence ATGAGCGAACCGAAACCGTACGGCGCGCCGGAACCGCAACGGCTCGGAGTGCGCGAGTTCCGGGGCAACATGGCCGGCTTTCTGCGCCAGGTTCGGGAGGGACGCTCGTTCCTCATCATGTCCCGCAACGAAATCGTCGCCGAGCTTCGGCCGCCCGCAGCCCCAATCCGCCCCGGACGCCAACCTGGAACGCTGCGCGGCCAGATCCGCATGGCCCCCGACTTCGACACACTCCCGCCCGATCTCCTCGCGGCGATGGAGGGCGAGGCGGAGTGA
- a CDS encoding SDR family NAD(P)-dependent oxidoreductase yields the protein MDIDLKGRSALVTGSTGGIGYAVARELARLGAYVAVNGRTGERVEAAITRLRGEVPEGEFIAGIGDVGTEEGTGELLAALPRVDILVNNAGIFEPKPFFEIADAEWRRFFEVNVMSGIRLARAYGPGMVERGWGRIVFIASESGVNIPPEMVHYGVTKTAQLAVSRGLAETVGGSGVTVNSVLPGPTMTEGVADFLESMGGGDGDLEAKGRAFIAENRPTSLLKRLAQPEEVANMVAYLCTPAASATTGAALRVDGGVLRGIA from the coding sequence ATGGACATCGACCTGAAGGGGCGCAGCGCCCTCGTCACCGGCTCCACCGGCGGCATCGGCTACGCGGTGGCCCGCGAACTGGCCCGGCTCGGCGCCTATGTCGCCGTCAACGGCCGCACCGGCGAGCGGGTGGAGGCGGCCATCACGCGTCTGCGCGGCGAGGTGCCCGAAGGCGAATTCATCGCCGGCATCGGCGATGTGGGCACCGAGGAGGGGACGGGCGAACTCCTCGCCGCCCTGCCGCGGGTCGACATCCTGGTCAACAATGCCGGCATCTTCGAGCCGAAGCCGTTCTTCGAAATCGCCGATGCCGAGTGGCGCCGCTTCTTCGAGGTGAACGTGATGAGCGGCATCCGCCTCGCGCGGGCCTACGGGCCCGGCATGGTCGAGCGCGGCTGGGGACGGATCGTCTTCATCGCCAGCGAGTCGGGCGTCAACATCCCGCCCGAGATGGTCCATTACGGCGTGACGAAGACGGCGCAGCTCGCTGTCTCCCGCGGTCTTGCCGAGACGGTGGGCGGCAGCGGCGTCACCGTCAACAGCGTACTTCCCGGCCCGACCATGACCGAGGGCGTCGCGGATTTTCTCGAATCGATGGGAGGGGGCGACGGCGATCTGGAGGCCAAAGGCCGCGCCTTCATCGCTGAGAACCGCCCGACCTCGCTCCTGAAGCGCCTCGCGCAGCCGGAGGAGGTGGCGAACATGGTCGCCTATCTGTGCACGCCCGCCGCGAGCGCCACCACGGGGGCGGCCCTGCGGGTCGATGGCGGCGTGCTGCGCGGCATCGCCTGA
- a CDS encoding type II toxin-antitoxin system VapC family toxin, which translates to MKLLLDTHALLWWLSDDPRLEQQARTLIADSHTSVLASAVSLWEIVVKVRIGKLDAEIDAIVGAIGRQGFTILPIDPAHLTALAGLQRLTDHRDPFDHLLIAQAIAEGATLLSEDRNMPRYPVTLLTCSDGPG; encoded by the coding sequence GTGAAGCTCCTCCTCGATACGCACGCCCTTCTCTGGTGGCTGAGCGATGACCCGCGGCTGGAGCAGCAGGCGCGCACGTTGATCGCCGATTCGCACACCAGCGTCCTGGCCAGCGCCGTCTCGCTCTGGGAGATCGTCGTCAAGGTTCGGATCGGGAAGCTCGATGCCGAGATCGATGCGATCGTTGGGGCGATCGGGCGACAAGGTTTCACGATCCTACCGATCGACCCAGCCCATCTCACGGCGCTGGCCGGCCTTCAGCGCCTGACGGATCACCGCGATCCGTTCGATCACCTGCTCATCGCGCAAGCGATCGCGGAAGGCGCGACGCTCCTGTCGGAGGATCGCAACATGCCGCGCTATCCGGTCACCCTCCTGACCTGCTCGGACGGGCCGGGCTGA